Within the Legionella pneumophila subsp. pneumophila str. Philadelphia 1 genome, the region TGTCATTTTGGTGTGCGGCAGTGTCGCTGGATTACATCAATTGCTTTTGGCTCATCCAAACTTGCAAATCTGGATGGTATGGCTAGGCTCTGCCTTTTTAATTTATTATGCAATAAAAAACTTAAAAAGCGCGTTGTCCAAAAACAAACAAACCGTTGTAGAAACACATCAGCCTCATACAAGAATGCAAATCATTTTATTTGCCCTGGGGTTTAGTCTGCTTAATCCTCACGCCATTATAGATACCCTGGTGATTGTGGGCAGCGGCAGCAGTCAATATCCTGACCATAAACTGGCTTTTTTAGCAGGGGTAATTTCTGCCAGCATGATTTGGTTCAGTTCATTAACGATGACTACTCGTTATTTTTCAAACCTATTAACCCAAAATAAAGTATGGCAAAAAATAGAGTTACTTAGTGGTATTTTAATGGCTTATATTGCGATGAAATTAATCACAAGCAGCTTATAGATTAAGCCATAGAGAGTTCATGTCAGGGTTTTAGGATAATAGAAAGGGCCAATCAGTGTGTCGCCAATTGACCCAGTGGAATGACACATAGCAAGTCCAACCTCGCAAAATAAATATCTCATACTCCACTGATTAATGTCAACATTTTTACCATATTTGCACATCAACATTGTTGTTACTTTTTTATTCAGTTAAAATGGATCATTTTATATCAATCGGGCCATTATGTTTTACGGCGATACAGTACAAGAAACTCGACAGCTATTTTTTATCAGCTGGAATAAGTACCAGAATAAAAAAGAACTTTCTCCCTTGGAAAAAGAAATTGCCCAAGTGATTCTTGATCATCCGGAATACCATAAAGTCATTGAACAAATTCCATCTTTTCCTGAACATACTTATTATCCTGAATTAGGCGAAACCAATCCCTTCCTTCATATGGGGCTTCATCTTGCCGTTCGCGAACAAGTAGCGACCGATAGGCCACAAGGCATCCGTACTGTTTACACCAAGTTAATAGAAAAATATCAGGATCCCATGGCTGTTGAACATTTAATCATGGATCAATTGGCAGAATGCTTATGGCTTTCCCAAAAAAACAATAGGCCGCCAGATGAAAACCACTATTTAATTACCTTGCAAAATTTGTAGCGTGTATCCTGGAAATACCCCTGTTTTCATCTGTACATGGATAAAAAAAAGTATACAATTTTTAACTGGGTATCTTAATGATTATCGGTTAATATGAACACTTTAATGATACTATCCGGCAAATATGACGAATCAGAAACAAACCACCCATTTTGGTTTTAAATCAGTAGACTGGAATGAGAAAGAAAAGAAAGTAGCAGAAGTATTTCATTCTGTTGCTAAAAATTATGATCGTATGAATGATCTGATGTCCTTGGGAATTCATCATCTATGGAAACGCTATACCATTGAATTAAGTCATGTTCGACCTGGGCAGAGCGTATTGGATTTGGCCGGGGGCAGCGGTGATTTAACCCGGTTATTATTGCAAAAAGTGGGCGACTCCGGACAAGTTATTCTTGCCGACATCAACGCAGCCATGCTCCATGTTGGCCGCGATCGCTTGCTTGATGAGGGATTATTTAAAAACATTCGTTATGTTCAGGGTAATGCGCAATGCCTCCCTTTTGCGGATAACAGTTTTCATTGCATCACTATGGGATTTGGACTTAGAAATGTTACTGATAAAGACGAAGCGCTGCAATCCATGTACAGAGTATGCAAACCGGGTGGGAAATTAATGGTGCTTGAATTTTCAACACCAGTTTTTCCTGGACTTAAGCCCGTTTATGATTGGTATTCATTTAACATTTTGCCAAAAATCGGAAAATTTGTTGCTAACGATGAAGCCAGCTATCAATACCTTGCAGAATCAATCAGAATGCATCCTGATCAGGAAACATTAAAAGCAATGATTGAACGGGTTGGATTTGAGGATTGTCATTATCATAATTTAAGTGGCGGTATAGTCGCTCTGCATATCGCCTACAAATATTGAGTTGATTATGTTAAAAGAATACTCGCTGAAAGCATTACAAACAGCCATCAATCAGGCGATGA harbors:
- a CDS encoding LysE/ArgO family amino acid transporter; translated protein: MLIYFNGLLLGLSLIMALGPQNVFLIRQGARKNHAALSAVICFFCDVILVCGSVAGLHQLLLAHPNLQIWMVWLGSAFLIYYAIKNLKSALSKNKQTVVETHQPHTRMQIILFALGFSLLNPHAIIDTLVIVGSGSSQYPDHKLAFLAGVISASMIWFSSLTMTTRYFSNLLTQNKVWQKIELLSGILMAYIAMKLITSSL
- a CDS encoding DUF1841 family protein encodes the protein MFYGDTVQETRQLFFISWNKYQNKKELSPLEKEIAQVILDHPEYHKVIEQIPSFPEHTYYPELGETNPFLHMGLHLAVREQVATDRPQGIRTVYTKLIEKYQDPMAVEHLIMDQLAECLWLSQKNNRPPDENHYLITLQNL
- the ubiE gene encoding bifunctional demethylmenaquinone methyltransferase/2-methoxy-6-polyprenyl-1,4-benzoquinol methylase UbiE, encoding MTNQKQTTHFGFKSVDWNEKEKKVAEVFHSVAKNYDRMNDLMSLGIHHLWKRYTIELSHVRPGQSVLDLAGGSGDLTRLLLQKVGDSGQVILADINAAMLHVGRDRLLDEGLFKNIRYVQGNAQCLPFADNSFHCITMGFGLRNVTDKDEALQSMYRVCKPGGKLMVLEFSTPVFPGLKPVYDWYSFNILPKIGKFVANDEASYQYLAESIRMHPDQETLKAMIERVGFEDCHYHNLSGGIVALHIAYKY